The Drosophila sulfurigaster albostrigata strain 15112-1811.04 chromosome 3, ASM2355843v2, whole genome shotgun sequence genomic sequence tttattgttttattctCAAACTTGGAATGGAGCTGCATAAATTCATAGTTAAACTTGAAATCGAGTCTACTAATACTATTTTTCATGCTTGGCagttttatttctattatcaTTAACATTTGGAATAAAGCTTAACTTGGTAGAGTTCTAATATCAAAGctttgcattcaaattttgACATAACCTTTAAAGCTCGTAATTCGTTTTATTTCGTAACACACATTTAATCCAAGACTTATTAACGCTAAGCAAGTacacacaactacaactacgtaattattgtttattgacCCGCGGGCGAATAGCGGAAGTTGAGAGAATGAATGCATTgcaaccaaaaaacaacaacagcaacagcattgaACTTGatcgacagcgactgcgacttcggCTTATCAAGGTGGCCAGCTTTAAGCAAAGCCTATAACGAATAtctatgtgtgtctgtgtgtttgtgtgagcaacttaaaatacagcaaaaggtatagcaacaacaagaataagaaCAGCAAAAGCTGCAGCCAACTGATGACCGCCAGAACAAAACGAAGTTGAAGAGCagcagacacaaacacacacacacacacacacacacacttgcaagCGTATAGAAAGGAAAGGAAATACTATGgcgtgtgtgtgcgccatTGCATTTGTATGCAAACGAAATATAAAGAACACGAACAgggagcacacacaaaaagcgtgtgcataaaaaatgcaaaggcaacacaaaaaaaaaaaaacttgtcgAACTGGTCGCTTACTTTTAACTTTACTGCTGTGCTGAGCTCGAGCCAAGGAACTGTTGTGTTGGTGTCGGGGGCAGATATGGAGGCGGAGACGGAGGCAACGCCTGCGCCGCCAACGTGAAAAGGATTGCGCGATCGCCGGGGTTGGATGGAGGACTCTTTTTTTGGTCACGGTGAGTGGAGTTCACGTTAAGTAGATGCACCgcgctgttgttgccaatttATTTGCGTTCGTTGCggctttttcaatttccatttgcatatcacacacaaaacaaacgcacacacaactCAGCGCAAAGCAACCGCCGCAGctttcaaatataaaagaacGAAGCGACACGCGAAGCACAGACACGACAACCGCACGGTACGAAGCGCGCCAATTGACTGAAAGCTGCTCTTACCGTGAGTCTCACGGCAGTCACGACTCAGAACAAGCGCGATCTCgttcgcattgttgttgttattgtactCTCACTGCCGCTTGCTATCTCATTCTGGCGCGCCAACTGAATGAAAGTCGCTCTCTCAAAACTTCAGAACGAGCAACAGTTGGAAAATCTTATTGGACTTGGCGCTCTTGCGCTCTTGCTCAATTTTGCTCTCAATCAGCTGTTTAAATATGTGCGCGTATATTTTTGTctttgagaaaaaaaacattcgcTCTAAATACTATTGCACTTAAAAGTAAACTGCCCCCCGCTACCAAAAATGATAAAACGAATCTCTCTCAATGGGAACGTGCAATGTCGGAGAAAAAGGCCAGTATATCCTGTATGTTAAATTCCAGATTAATCATGGCGCCCGCATAGCATTTCTGTATGCGCTCCTCGAGATAATTGTACTGGGCTATGAACTCCTCCTGCATGGCATGCCAAACGACCTGCAGCAGATTCTCTTCCTCGCACAGATGCTTGTCCACCTTCTTGTAGAGGTTCTCCAGGCCCTTTTTCACCTCCCTCGCCGGATACTGGCTGATGACCTTGCGCAGCTCCTGCTTGGAAAAGGCCATTTGATAGCTGATCTCCGTTTCCTTGACGCCCTGGGCCACCTTCTGCTGCACGCCTTCAAAGAATTGCTAAAGAAGGAAATGTCATTAGAGGCAATCGTTAGGGTTTTGCAATCTAACTTACGTTGAGCTTCTCCAGCGGTCGTCCGAAGTACTGCGTCACATATGCTTTGAGTGCATCGTTGTAGCGCAACTTGGCCTCCTTCTTGAGCGCATCTAGACCCGGCACCTTGAGCTGTGCCAGAAGTGCGTACATATGATGATAGTTCTCCATGCGCACCACCTGCGACGGCGTCTTTGGATGCTCCTGCGAATGCATGCTAATGCCCTCGAAGATGGCATTGACCAGCTGGAGATACCACTTCTCCATGTCGGTGCGACGATCCGATTTGCGAAAGATGCCCTCGGCCGTTTGGGCAAAATTCTCAAAGTTCTCCACATAAGGCAGAATGGCTTTCGAACGTTTGGGCAACTTGGCCTCCTTGATggattgcagctgctgttgcatgaaGCGATCAAAGTTACGCTTGACCTGCACCAAGGCCGAGGCGAAGGTCATGCTGAGAAAGGAATGTGTGTCCTGGGCGGACATGACGTGCTGCGTTAGACGCACCAGCACATAAAGCGAATAGCTAAGCAATTGGAGAACAGCATTAGTTAAGTGTTGAAtgagaaaataaatagatgATTTTCTTACAAGCTGTCCACGCGCTCAAAGCTTTGTATGAAGCTGACCAGCTCGGGCTCCAGGCAACCAAAGAGACCCATCATCAGCTTGCGCACATCCTCGTTGATCTGGCGATCGAGGCGCTTTTGCGGCACCGCAGCTCCGTCCGTAGGAGACACCATTGAGGCATTGAAAGATTGGGACATCTCATTACCTTTGTCTTTGTCCTTGCCCACCTCGAGCGTGGTTTGCGTGTTCTTCGTTGTCGGACTTATCACATCCATTTGAAAGAAGTTGATGCAGAACAACTGTTCCTGCAAGGCAATCGGTTCCAGCTCCGCCAACACTTTTTCCAGCAACGCATCGAAACGCACGCGATCAGCGCTGTCCACCCCAGGACCCCATTGCTCTCGATTGATGCCCAACGTGCCATAGGGAATGGTTGACACTGCGGACTTACGCGACGAACTAGACATGTCTAGATCCTCACGAGAACTGCGCAACTTATCGGACACTTGCAGCTTGGCCTAAGTACAAATAAttagcaaaaatatacatgCTATAAAATGATTCATATCTTACCAGATTAAAGAA encodes the following:
- the LOC133843529 gene encoding exocyst complex component 1, which gives rise to MLTIGTLANIKHILQKELFNANGNSGSGERLLSVVTVTKTFKKKDKRACYLCVVTTAPPVPVVTLCLVKQSEQRESEYKRKRSWQLDEIKWIDGRNEQFETHEFDIQLEKLYKWYALNLHERQNFLAVLNRQIQKYVRGPHRAEFRNVPLAWLSEKSPEKLAAGRAGSAGNAVQKPHNSDDEDDEEEAQEFTALTDKEANELGKLFSECDFAIKDAEQFIEQLSKELHDLDGANMQSVLASEQKVLKMMEHIDNAITEADKFETRLDSYEDILGHVKETMEKIGGKNAMIEIANNNNIKLMRELNKVISQLDLPHSQQQALDDPDLKTAAGRKAAITAAQCLQQAMNSDIDPTLLRLEAVQDQRKRFEKWKQKFSATVSRFLNNLFIHLGNEIGDMPLTSTELTLPNHSNVHRELTPYTELMHWSKAMDRKTYDGLMRVYTASLSKIYDRDVRNFFNLAKLQVSDKLRSSREDLDMSSSSRKSAVSTIPYGTLGINREQWGPGVDSADRVRFDALLEKVLAELEPIALQEQLFCINFFQMDVISPTTKNTQTTLEVGKDKDKGNEMSQSFNASMVSPTDGAAVPQKRLDRQINEDVRKLMMGLFGCLEPELVSFIQSFERVDSFYSLYVLVRLTQHVMSAQDTHSFLSMTFASALVQVKRNFDRFMQQQLQSIKEAKLPKRSKAILPYVENFENFAQTAEGIFRKSDRRTDMEKWYLQLVNAIFEGISMHSQEHPKTPSQVVRMENYHHMYALLAQLKVPGLDALKKEAKLRYNDALKAYVTQYFGRPLEKLNQFFEGVQQKVAQGVKETEISYQMAFSKQELRKVISQYPAREVKKGLENLYKKVDKHLCEEENLLQVVWHAMQEEFIAQYNYLEERIQKCYAGAMINLEFNIQDILAFFSDIARSH